One genomic region from Vibrio sp. STUT-A11 encodes:
- a CDS encoding KilA-N domain-containing protein yields the protein MSNLTILSNDVRSFDGLYSLNDLHKASGGKQTHKPVHFLKNKQTQELVDEIEQSKNSYFAVKTKRGGANAGTWVCKELVYSYAMWISPKFHLQVIRAFDQIVFQQDQEPQLLDYKPDRNIPINDLIYEIAQLRGVSTEQVRIHYSNVFNSQNWTKENELIAAAARTVLRRDMQAELENTSPDMRHLLAMAKLKGLRLVNESDYQSFQARLEMQQQELEKLIDEMMRVSRNHRSLSGHSLWG from the coding sequence ATGTCTAATCTAACTATTCTTTCAAACGATGTTCGCTCGTTCGACGGTTTGTATTCATTAAATGATTTACATAAAGCAAGCGGTGGCAAGCAAACACATAAGCCTGTTCATTTCCTAAAGAACAAACAAACCCAAGAATTAGTTGATGAGATTGAGCAAAGTAAGAATTCTTACTTTGCAGTTAAGACAAAGCGTGGTGGGGCAAATGCTGGAACTTGGGTATGCAAAGAACTGGTTTACTCATATGCCATGTGGATTAGCCCTAAATTTCACCTCCAAGTAATTCGCGCGTTTGACCAAATCGTATTTCAGCAAGACCAAGAACCTCAGCTACTCGATTACAAGCCAGACCGTAACATCCCAATCAACGATCTAATCTACGAAATCGCGCAACTACGTGGCGTTAGCACTGAACAGGTTCGTATCCATTATAGCAACGTGTTTAATTCTCAAAACTGGACAAAAGAAAACGAGTTAATTGCAGCTGCCGCACGAACAGTGCTCCGTAGAGATATGCAGGCAGAATTGGAAAACACATCTCCAGACATGCGTCATTTACTGGCAATGGCAAAGCTCAAAGGTTTACGTTTGGTTAATGAGTCAGACTATCAAAGCTTCCAAGCCAGATTAGAAATGCAACAGCAAGAACTTGAAAAACTGATTGATGAGATGATGCGAGTGAGCAGAAACCACCGCTCGTTAAGTGGCCATAGTTTGTGGGGCTAA
- a CDS encoding DEAD/DEAH box helicase, producing the protein MENTLQFKDLGLDNRLLKNLKHYDFKKATEIQQQAIPVAIAGKDLLASSKTGSGKTLAFVLPMLHKSLKTKSFSAKDPRAVILAPTRELAKQVYGELRSMLVGLSYEATLILGGENFNDQVKALRRYPKFIVATPGRLADHLEHRSLFLDGLETLVLDEADRMLDLGFAPELRRIHNAAKHRRRQTLMFSATLDHAEVNSIASEMLNAPKRISIGVSNEEHKDITQKFYLCDHLDHKEAILDRVLAEAEYRQVIIFTATRDDTERLTAKLNEKKLKAVALSGNLNQTQRNTIMSQFERAVFKILVTTDVASRGLDIATVTHVINFDMPKHTEEYVHRVGRTGRAGNKGDAISLVGPKDWDSFKRVEAYLQQDLSFSVFEDLKGKFKGLKPRKPDMRNKKGEPKKARPQAKKVAKKPVKRDKTFYKTVSVGDDVFIPKKKPAEPKAED; encoded by the coding sequence TTGGAGAATACTTTGCAATTTAAAGATCTAGGCCTAGACAACCGATTGTTGAAGAACCTAAAACACTACGATTTCAAAAAAGCGACTGAGATCCAACAGCAAGCAATTCCTGTTGCGATTGCAGGCAAGGATCTATTGGCATCTTCGAAAACGGGTTCGGGCAAGACTTTGGCGTTTGTATTGCCGATGCTTCACAAGTCACTTAAGACAAAATCGTTTTCTGCGAAAGATCCTCGAGCGGTCATTCTGGCGCCAACGCGTGAATTGGCCAAACAAGTCTATGGTGAACTGCGCTCGATGCTGGTCGGTTTGTCTTACGAAGCAACTTTGATTCTTGGCGGCGAAAACTTTAACGATCAAGTCAAAGCATTACGTCGTTACCCTAAATTCATCGTGGCAACACCAGGACGTTTAGCGGACCATCTGGAGCACCGCTCTCTATTTCTTGACGGACTAGAAACTCTGGTTCTGGATGAAGCTGACCGTATGTTGGATTTGGGCTTCGCACCTGAGCTTCGTCGTATTCACAACGCTGCTAAACACCGCCGTCGTCAGACGTTGATGTTCTCGGCAACGCTCGATCACGCGGAAGTGAATAGTATTGCCTCTGAGATGCTGAATGCGCCAAAACGCATTTCTATCGGTGTTTCTAACGAAGAGCACAAAGATATCACGCAGAAATTCTACTTGTGTGATCACCTTGATCATAAAGAAGCGATTCTAGATCGCGTTCTGGCTGAAGCTGAATACCGTCAGGTGATTATCTTTACCGCAACACGAGACGATACTGAGCGTTTGACCGCGAAGCTGAACGAGAAAAAACTCAAGGCAGTAGCTCTGAGCGGTAACTTAAACCAGACTCAACGTAATACCATCATGAGTCAGTTTGAGCGCGCGGTGTTTAAGATTCTTGTCACCACCGACGTCGCCTCTCGTGGGTTGGATATCGCGACAGTGACGCACGTTATTAACTTTGATATGCCGAAGCATACGGAAGAGTACGTTCACCGTGTTGGCCGTACTGGTCGTGCGGGTAATAAAGGTGACGCGATTTCTCTTGTTGGTCCAAAAGACTGGGATAGCTTTAAACGTGTTGAAGCATACCTGCAGCAAGATCTGTCGTTCTCCGTTTTCGAAGACTTAAAAGGCAAGTTCAAAGGTCTGAAGCCACGCAAGCCGGATATGCGTAATAAGAAAGGCGAGCCGAAAAAAGCACGTCCTCAAGCTAAGAAAGTTGCGAAGAAGCCAGTTAAGCGAGACAAGACCTTCTACAAAACTGTGTCTGTTGGTGATGATGTTTTCATCCCTAAAAAGAAGCCAGCAGAACCGAAAGCAGAAGATTAA
- a CDS encoding Lpp/OprI family alanine-zipper lipoprotein — protein MNKTLIAAAATSVLLLAGCASSDDAATATKLDELSNQVSMLNQDVQSLKSDVRMSKDAAMSAQEEAARANERIDNIAQSYTK, from the coding sequence ATGAACAAAACGTTGATCGCAGCTGCAGCAACTTCAGTACTTTTACTAGCAGGTTGTGCTTCTTCTGATGATGCAGCAACAGCTACTAAACTAGACGAGCTAAGCAACCAGGTTAGTATGCTAAACCAAGATGTACAATCTCTTAAATCTGACGTTCGCATGTCTAAAGACGCTGCAATGTCTGCACAAGAAGAAGCAGCACGTGCAAATGAGCGTATCGACAACATCGCTCAATCTTACACTAAGTAA